The window CCCACAGTTCACCACGCATGCGGCTGTCCGGCAAGATCCCGCGCACCAGGTGTACGTCGGGAGGGTGAGGGCACCGTGCGCACTGCATAGGGGCGCCACCGGAAGGGGCGGAGTCGGAGCTGCGCCGCAGTTCACAGAGGAGCGCCACGGCGGGACGACATAGGGGCGCCACCGGAACACACAGAGACGCGGCACCGGGAGAGCCGTAAGAAATCGAGCCGGGCCCTGGCTTTTTCAGGTCCAGGATCCGGCTCTAGTGTAGTTGGTGGGTGGAAATAGAAACCAGAGGCCCACTACGGGAGCGGAGGCCCCCCGCTCTGGTGGACGATGCGCAGCTCCACCGGGCGTCCGAGTTCCATCGCCAGCGCCTCCTCCAGTCGCTGGCCCCACCGGCTCCGGATCCAGTCGACCGCGAAGGTGTTGCTGGTACCCGCGGTCACCACCTCGTCACCCACCTCGTGCAGCCACGTGGAGCTGAACCAGGTGCGCAGCTGCACCTCGCCGATCTCCTCCCGGAGCCCGCGAATCGCCCGTCCCCAGACGTTGTCCGTGGGGAACTCGAGCGGGACCTGGGCCGGGGCATCCTCCGTGGGGGCAGCGGGAGCAGGGCTCGCGGCGACGCGCGCGGGTCGCCGCTCTGTGGATAGCGCGAAGCGGGATGTCTGCCGCGCCAGCCACGCGGCGTACTCCGGCTCGTCGAACGTCCACTGCTTCTTGAGCGCCTTGGCCACCCAGAGCGGCCAGTGGGTGATCTCCCGACCCTGCGCGTCCAGGCCTCCCTTCACGGTGCGCTCGTAGTGGACGCGGTGGAGCACCCGCTCCACGTCCATCCCGTGCTTCGCCACCAGCGCCCTCGCCTCCGTCACCGTCATCCCCAGCTGGCCCAGGTGCCAGAGCAGGACGCGCGTACGGATCGGGTCCAGCGAGCCGATCCCCCGGGAGACCGCGGTGTGCCGCGGGAGCGCGCCCGGCTCGATCGCCACCTCGTATACGCCGCGGCGGGGAGATCGGACCTCGCCTCCCCGGAGGATGCTCACATCCAGCAGGGACTGGATCGCGTCGCGGAAACGGCGCGCGATCTTGTTTCCGTCCTCATTGCTCTGCACCCCGATGTCCTCGATCCACTGCTGCAGGGGCGCGATGTGGGTCCGGGGGAGTTGGCCCTGGGCGGCGGCCAGGACCA of the Longimicrobiaceae bacterium genome contains:
- a CDS encoding DnaA N-terminal domain-containing protein, yielding MESPDALFAPDHLVETPVPAPLYLLSCLRLPLVNVYQVGENGTVPAHHSFQRQEMVYPDGSRFVAELSSSPTLGLPTIYDLDYLLGTLRLADERGTEADGSFPGATYADVIRATRGDTASNAPSKIEGVKRAFQRWGNSVLRTTIEMDFAEAARGLSAGNGYAVVPAGSPTRRERDTTHWILSYDWETEQFNSRSRDTIRSLRLNPVWRAQTDLGLAAWIDIDAHNSLSSPIAKGIHLRLVLAAAQGQLPRTHIAPLQQWIEDIGVQSNEDGNKIARRFRDAIQSLLDVSILRGGEVRSPRRGVYEVAIEPGALPRHTAVSRGIGSLDPIRTRVLLWHLGQLGMTVTEARALVAKHGMDVERVLHRVHYERTVKGGLDAQGREITHWPLWVAKALKKQWTFDEPEYAAWLARQTSRFALSTERRPARVAASPAPAAPTEDAPAQVPLEFPTDNVWGRAIRGLREEIGEVQLRTWFSSTWLHEVGDEVVTAGTSNTFAVDWIRSRWGQRLEEALAMELGRPVELRIVHQSGGPPLP